One window of Candidatus Tokpelaia hoelldoblerii genomic DNA carries:
- a CDS encoding Glycoside hydrolase (bhsal14520), whose protein sequence is MPVLIGIAILSGCAAGLVDAADGLKVSATPAPQSAHPATLPAAGDDGPRFHDHAPHEWGTRKPWHYAVHGIDVSRYQGEIDWLQVRADSVDFAFIKATEGGDRLDETFKQNWAQAKAAGVPRGAYHFYYFCRSAKEQAQWFIRHVPRDTTALPPVLDMEWNPKSPTCKLRPAPEMVRKEMRVFLDTLEKHYGKRPIIYTAIDFFEHNDLKQFKNHSFWLRSVAGHPQEKYGDHPWLFWQYTGTGSLAGITGDADINAFAGTRAEWQAWLQQQNE, encoded by the coding sequence ATGCCTGTCCTTATAGGCATAGCCATTCTTTCCGGCTGCGCCGCCGGTCTGGTTGATGCCGCGGACGGGCTGAAAGTATCAGCAACCCCTGCCCCGCAATCCGCACATCCCGCCACCCTGCCCGCTGCCGGGGACGATGGCCCACGCTTTCATGACCACGCCCCGCATGAGTGGGGGACGCGTAAACCATGGCATTATGCGGTGCATGGCATTGATGTCTCCCGATATCAGGGCGAGATTGACTGGCTGCAGGTCCGCGCGGACTCTGTCGATTTTGCCTTTATCAAGGCGACTGAAGGCGGCGACCGGCTGGACGAAACCTTTAAACAAAACTGGGCACAGGCAAAAGCCGCAGGCGTGCCGCGCGGCGCCTACCATTTTTATTATTTCTGCCGGTCGGCCAAAGAGCAGGCGCAATGGTTTATCCGTCATGTCCCGCGGGATACAACCGCCCTGCCGCCGGTGCTGGATATGGAATGGAACCCTAAATCCCCCACCTGCAAGCTGCGCCCTGCCCCTGAAATGGTGCGCAAGGAAATGCGCGTTTTTCTCGACACGCTGGAAAAACACTATGGCAAGCGGCCGATTATTTACACCGCCATTGATTTTTTTGAGCATAATGACCTGAAACAGTTTAAAAACCATTCCTTCTGGCTGCGCTCGGTTGCCGGCCACCCGCAGGAAAAATACGGCGATCACCCATGGCTTTTCTGGCAATATACCGGAACGGGAAGCCTTGCCGGCATCACCGGTGACGCTGACATCAATGCTTTTGCCGGCACCCGCGCCGAGTGGCAGGCATGGCTGCAACAGCAAAATGAATAA
- a CDS encoding Lytic transglycosylase (bhsal14500), with translation MKKYISLTGAVFAASLALLPFSPVFSQAGAANAAQAVEKAAATNKRPYEALIRQAANKHKVPVNLAHAVVRTESNYNPKAKGSVGEIGLMQLRLATARSVGYTGSASGLYDPQTNLEYGMRYLAKAHKLSAGNTCGTILKYNAGHGAKRMNPVSAKYCGKVKAYLASVK, from the coding sequence ATGAAAAAGTATATTTCTTTAACTGGTGCAGTCTTTGCCGCTTCTTTGGCTTTGCTGCCTTTCAGTCCCGTTTTTTCCCAGGCCGGTGCGGCAAATGCTGCCCAGGCGGTGGAAAAGGCCGCTGCCACAAACAAGCGCCCCTATGAGGCGCTGATCCGTCAGGCGGCAAACAAGCACAAGGTACCGGTTAATCTGGCGCACGCCGTTGTCCGTACCGAGAGTAACTACAACCCGAAAGCCAAAGGCTCTGTCGGCGAAATCGGTCTGATGCAGCTGAGGCTTGCCACCGCCCGTTCGGTTGGTTATACGGGTTCTGCCAGCGGGCTGTATGATCCGCAGACCAACCTTGAGTATGGTATGCGTTATCTTGCCAAGGCTCACAAGCTGAGCGCGGGTAACACCTGCGGTACAATTCTGAAGTATAATGCCGGTCATGGCGCCAAGCGGATGAATCCCGTTTCAGCCAAGTATTGCGGCAAGGTGAAAGCCTATCTTGCTTCGGTAAAATAA
- a CDS encoding Hypothetical protein (bhsal14480), with translation MIIRCFHITSVFFHGALALITGLAGFAGGAVAAAQAQGATIAGASGLPLPRFVSLKSDKVNVRVGPGRQNALVWTYQRKGLPVEITYEFDNWRKIRDSDGETGWVLASLLAGTRTAMVMTWNKDGTPSGGKKVAALEKLYKRPDETGAIVAQVESGVIGRVKTCDGQWCRLEIKGYSGWMKQQLLWGVYPEEKIK, from the coding sequence ATGATAATACGGTGTTTTCACATCACAAGCGTGTTTTTCCATGGCGCCCTGGCTTTGATAACAGGGCTTGCCGGCTTTGCAGGCGGGGCAGTCGCGGCGGCGCAGGCGCAAGGCGCGACCATTGCGGGGGCAAGCGGCCTGCCTTTGCCGCGCTTTGTCAGCCTGAAATCCGACAAGGTTAATGTGCGGGTGGGGCCGGGCCGGCAAAATGCGCTGGTATGGACCTATCAGCGCAAAGGATTGCCGGTGGAAATCACTTACGAATTTGACAACTGGCGCAAAATCCGCGACAGCGACGGTGAAACCGGCTGGGTTCTGGCTTCATTGCTTGCTGGGACGCGCACCGCCATGGTGATGACATGGAACAAGGACGGCACACCTTCCGGCGGAAAAAAAGTGGCGGCGCTGGAAAAACTCTATAAGCGGCCCGATGAAACAGGAGCAATCGTCGCGCAGGTGGAAAGCGGCGTTATCGGCCGGGTCAAAACCTGTGACGGCCAGTGGTGCAGGCTTGAAATAAAGGGCTATTCCGGCTGGATGAAACAGCAACTGCTCTGGGGGGTTTATCCGGAGGAAAAAATAAAATAA
- the rsmC gene encoding Ribosomal RNA small subunit methyltransferase C (bhsal14430), giving the protein MKTPLFLPFTQEILPVPQTGEHLIAYGLQEVPETGWQPHLEIIQPWRPDYLKLSQAGFNTLPQVQEGQTYDGGLLLLDKHRKRNENRLLHLLMAVKAGGRVVVCGDKVSGAASLRKWAGQFVPAADSLSKNHAIVFWLRVPEKLDKSILAQRQNTGTRIDNRFETLPGMFSHGRIDTGSALLTRFMPDILEGAVADFGAGWGYLSACALENCPDITALDLYEADYDALQVARRNLANIPSSVLPGFHWQDLTREQPHQCYDTIISNPPFHEGRAADVSLGQAFIRCAARALKPNGKLLLVANRHLPYETILADCFRHSEHLAQENGFKIILAQP; this is encoded by the coding sequence ATGAAAACACCACTTTTCTTGCCGTTCACACAAGAGATTCTCCCCGTGCCACAAACAGGCGAACACCTTATCGCCTATGGCTTGCAGGAGGTGCCGGAAACAGGCTGGCAGCCTCACCTTGAAATTATCCAGCCATGGCGGCCGGACTATCTGAAGCTGTCACAAGCGGGCTTTAATACCCTGCCTCAGGTGCAGGAAGGACAAACTTACGACGGCGGGTTGCTGTTGCTTGACAAACACCGCAAACGGAATGAAAACCGTCTGCTGCATTTGCTGATGGCTGTAAAGGCCGGGGGCCGGGTTGTAGTCTGCGGTGATAAAGTCAGCGGTGCTGCTTCCTTACGCAAATGGGCAGGGCAATTTGTGCCGGCTGCAGACAGCCTGTCCAAAAACCATGCTATTGTCTTCTGGCTGCGTGTGCCGGAAAAGCTTGACAAAAGCATCCTTGCCCAACGGCAGAATACCGGCACCCGGATTGACAACCGGTTTGAAACGCTGCCGGGAATGTTTTCCCACGGCAGAATTGACACCGGCTCCGCCCTGCTCACCCGTTTTATGCCTGATATTCTAGAAGGCGCGGTTGCGGATTTTGGCGCGGGCTGGGGTTATCTTTCTGCCTGCGCGCTGGAAAACTGCCCGGATATCACAGCCCTTGATTTGTATGAGGCCGATTATGACGCATTGCAAGTTGCCAGACGCAACCTGGCAAATATCCCCTCTTCTGTTCTGCCCGGCTTTCACTGGCAGGATTTAACGCGCGAACAGCCACACCAATGCTATGACACAATCATCAGCAACCCGCCCTTTCATGAAGGACGCGCGGCTGATGTCTCCCTTGGGCAAGCGTTCATCCGTTGCGCCGCCCGCGCCCTAAAACCTAACGGCAAGTTGCTGCTGGTTGCCAACCGCCACCTGCCCTATGAAACCATTCTTGCCGATTGTTTCAGGCACAGCGAACACCTGGCGCAGGAAAACGGCTTCAAGATTATTCTGGCGCAACCTTGA
- the fabA gene encoding 3-hydroxydecanoyl-[acyl-carrier-protein]dehydratase (bhsal14460) codes for MAEQKASYAYEELLSCARGEMFGPGNAQLPAPPMLMFDRITRIEETGGEFGKGMIRAELDIKPDLWFFPCHFIGDPVMPGCLGLDAMWQLTGFFLGWLGEKGKGRAISTGEVKFTGMVTPQTKLVEYGIDFKRVLRGRLVLGIANGWLKADGETIYTASDLRVGLFHEKQG; via the coding sequence ATGGCTGAACAAAAGGCAAGCTACGCCTATGAAGAGCTGCTTTCCTGCGCCCGGGGGGAAATGTTCGGGCCCGGCAACGCCCAGCTGCCCGCCCCGCCGATGTTGATGTTTGACCGCATTACCCGCATTGAGGAAACCGGCGGTGAGTTTGGCAAAGGGATGATTCGCGCGGAACTGGATATAAAACCGGACCTGTGGTTTTTCCCCTGTCATTTTATCGGCGATCCGGTGATGCCCGGTTGCCTCGGCCTTGACGCCATGTGGCAGCTCACGGGCTTTTTCCTTGGCTGGCTTGGTGAAAAAGGCAAAGGGCGCGCTATCTCCACCGGTGAGGTGAAATTTACCGGCATGGTGACGCCGCAGACAAAGCTGGTCGAATACGGCATTGATTTCAAGCGCGTGCTGCGCGGCCGCCTTGTCCTGGGAATCGCCAACGGCTGGCTGAAAGCGGATGGTGAAACCATCTACACGGCAAGCGACTTGCGGGTCGGGCTTTTTCATGAGAAGCAGGGTTGA
- the pnp gene encoding Polyribonucleotide nucleotidyltransferase (bhsal14420) — protein MFKTHKVEIEWAGRPLTLETGKVARQADGAVMATYGETVVLATVVSAQEPKPGQDFFPLTVNYQEKTYAVGRIPGGYFKREGRPSENETLTSRLIDRPIRPLFPEGYKNDTQVIITVLQHDLENNPDVLAMVAASAALTLSGVPFMGPIAGARVGYIRGDYVLNPHIDEMPESQLDLVVAGTSDAVLMVESEAHELPEDVMLGAVMFGQRGFQPVIDAIIKLAEAAAKEPREFMPEDFSALEKAMLKIAEKDLRKAYQITDKQQRYAAVDAVKAKVKEKLLPEGVEEPEFSEEQVNTVFKHLQAKIVRWNILDTGSRIDGRDLKTVRPIEAQVGILPRTHGSSLFTRGETQAVVVATLGTGEDEQYIDTLTGLVKETFMLHYNFPPFSVGETGRLGSPGRREIGHGKLAWRAIHPMLPAKEAFPYTIRAVSEITESNGSSSMATVCGTSLALMDAGVPLAHPVAGIAMGLIKEGERFAVLSDILGDEDHLGDMDFKVAGTANGITSLQMDIKIDGITEEIMKVALEQAKGGRTHILGEMAKALSSSRAELGEFAPRIETMTIPTEKIRDVIGSGGKVIREIVEQTGAKINIEDDGTIKIASSDAKTIEAAKRWIHSIVDEPEVGEIYQGTVVKTADFGAFVNFFGPRDGLVHISQLANERVAKTTDVVKEGDRVWVKLLGFDERGKVRLSMKVVDQESGKEIAREAGDEDNDDAQGNERPAKRRPRRNRED, from the coding sequence ATGTTTAAAACACATAAAGTCGAAATTGAATGGGCGGGCCGCCCGTTAACCCTTGAAACCGGTAAAGTCGCCCGTCAGGCCGATGGTGCCGTTATGGCCACCTATGGCGAAACCGTGGTGCTTGCCACAGTTGTTTCTGCGCAGGAGCCGAAACCGGGGCAGGATTTTTTCCCGCTCACTGTCAATTATCAGGAAAAAACCTATGCCGTCGGGCGTATCCCGGGGGGTTACTTCAAGCGCGAAGGCCGCCCGAGCGAAAACGAAACGCTGACTTCGCGTCTGATTGACCGGCCGATCCGCCCGCTGTTCCCGGAAGGTTATAAAAACGATACGCAGGTGATTATCACCGTTTTGCAGCATGATCTGGAAAATAACCCCGATGTTCTGGCAATGGTTGCCGCTTCTGCAGCGCTGACACTTTCAGGCGTGCCGTTCATGGGGCCGATTGCCGGTGCGCGCGTTGGTTATATCCGCGGTGATTATGTGCTTAACCCGCATATTGATGAAATGCCGGAATCGCAGCTTGACCTCGTGGTTGCCGGTACATCGGACGCTGTGCTGATGGTTGAATCCGAAGCCCATGAACTGCCGGAAGATGTCATGCTCGGCGCAGTCATGTTCGGCCAGCGCGGTTTCCAGCCGGTGATTGACGCCATTATTAAACTGGCGGAAGCAGCGGCAAAAGAACCGCGCGAATTCATGCCGGAAGATTTTTCCGCCCTTGAAAAAGCCATGCTGAAAATTGCTGAAAAAGACCTGCGCAAGGCCTATCAGATTACCGACAAGCAGCAGCGTTATGCCGCTGTCGATGCGGTAAAGGCAAAGGTGAAGGAAAAGCTGCTGCCGGAAGGCGTGGAAGAGCCGGAATTCAGCGAAGAACAGGTCAACACGGTTTTCAAGCATTTGCAGGCGAAGATTGTGCGCTGGAACATTCTTGACACCGGCAGCCGTATTGATGGCCGCGATCTGAAAACCGTCCGCCCGATTGAGGCGCAGGTCGGCATTCTGCCGCGCACCCACGGTTCATCCCTGTTCACCCGTGGTGAAACACAGGCTGTCGTGGTCGCAACGCTGGGCACCGGTGAAGACGAGCAGTATATTGATACGCTGACAGGTCTCGTCAAAGAAACCTTCATGCTGCATTACAACTTCCCGCCGTTCTCGGTTGGTGAAACAGGGCGTCTCGGCTCTCCCGGCCGCCGTGAAATCGGCCACGGCAAGTTGGCATGGCGTGCTATCCACCCGATGCTGCCGGCCAAGGAGGCTTTCCCCTACACGATCCGCGCGGTTTCGGAAATCACTGAATCCAATGGTTCATCTTCAATGGCAACTGTCTGCGGCACTTCGCTGGCATTGATGGATGCCGGTGTACCACTGGCACATCCGGTTGCCGGTATCGCTATGGGCCTCATCAAGGAAGGTGAACGTTTTGCTGTCCTTTCTGATATTCTGGGTGATGAAGACCATCTCGGCGATATGGACTTCAAGGTTGCCGGCACAGCAAACGGCATCACCTCACTGCAGATGGACATCAAGATTGACGGTATTACCGAAGAAATCATGAAGGTAGCGCTGGAACAGGCAAAAGGCGGCCGCACCCATATCCTCGGTGAAATGGCAAAAGCCCTTTCCAGTTCGCGCGCTGAACTGGGCGAATTTGCCCCGCGCATTGAAACCATGACCATTCCGACCGAAAAAATCCGTGATGTTATCGGTTCCGGCGGCAAGGTGATCCGTGAGATTGTCGAGCAGACCGGGGCGAAAATCAACATTGAGGATGATGGCACGATTAAAATCGCTTCGTCTGACGCCAAAACCATTGAAGCGGCAAAGCGCTGGATCCATTCGATTGTTGATGAGCCGGAAGTCGGTGAAATCTATCAGGGTACGGTTGTCAAAACAGCTGATTTCGGCGCGTTCGTCAACTTCTTCGGCCCGCGTGACGGCCTGGTGCATATCTCGCAACTGGCCAATGAGCGCGTTGCCAAAACCACGGATGTGGTGAAGGAAGGTGATCGCGTCTGGGTGAAGTTGCTGGGCTTTGACGAGCGCGGCAAAGTGCGCCTGTCGATGAAGGTTGTCGATCAGGAAAGCGGCAAGGAAATTGCCCGCGAAGCCGGCGATGAAGACAATGATGACGCACAAGGCAATGAGCGGCCCGCCAAGCGCCGCCCGCGCAGAAACCGTGAAGACTGA
- the rpsO gene encoding 30S ribosomal protein S15 (bhsal14410), which produces MSITAERKQALIKEYATKADDTGSPEVQVAVLSERIANLTGHFKTHKKDNHSRRGLLKLVSQRRSLLDYLKKIDHKRYETLIGRLGLRR; this is translated from the coding sequence ATGTCGATTACCGCCGAGCGCAAACAGGCTCTTATCAAGGAATATGCAACAAAGGCCGATGACACCGGTTCGCCGGAAGTACAGGTTGCCGTTTTGTCCGAGCGTATCGCTAATTTGACCGGGCATTTCAAAACCCACAAGAAGGATAACCATTCCCGCCGTGGCCTTTTGAAGCTCGTCTCGCAACGCCGCAGCCTTCTTGATTATCTGAAGAAAATCGACCACAAGCGTTATGAAACGCTGATTGGCCGTCTGGGTCTGCGCCGCTAA
- a CDS encoding Peptidoglycan binding protein (bhsal14510) — translation MADILTADYAQATLRPSPNYGARRGTGGITMLIMHYTGMESAEAAEQHLQSPESMVSAHYVVREDGAVVQMVAESARAWHAGESFWQGERDINSRSIGIEVVNAGPLRDFPAFPHVQIAALVRLSADIIARHGIGARHVLAHSDIAPMRKIDPGEKFPWDELALAGIGHFVPPQPVSGGRFMARGESGRPVEALQSMLSLYGYGLEISGIFDEMTESVIRAFQRHFRPMRVDGVADASTIATLHHLLAALQAL, via the coding sequence ATGGCAGATATTTTGACAGCAGATTATGCACAGGCAACGCTTCGCCCTTCGCCCAATTATGGCGCGCGGCGGGGAACGGGCGGTATCACCATGCTGATTATGCACTATACCGGTATGGAAAGCGCTGAAGCCGCCGAGCAACATCTGCAATCGCCTGAAAGCATGGTTTCTGCCCACTATGTCGTGCGTGAAGATGGCGCAGTGGTGCAAATGGTAGCGGAAAGCGCCCGCGCCTGGCACGCGGGGGAAAGCTTCTGGCAGGGCGAGCGTGACATAAATTCCCGCTCAATTGGCATTGAGGTGGTCAATGCCGGGCCGTTGCGTGATTTTCCGGCTTTTCCTCACGTGCAGATAGCGGCGCTGGTCAGGCTGTCGGCGGATATTATCGCCCGTCATGGCATAGGGGCGCGCCATGTGCTGGCGCACAGCGATATTGCGCCAATGCGCAAAATTGACCCGGGTGAGAAATTCCCGTGGGATGAACTGGCGCTTGCCGGCATTGGCCATTTTGTGCCGCCGCAGCCGGTCAGCGGCGGGCGGTTTATGGCGCGTGGGGAAAGCGGCCGGCCAGTGGAAGCCTTGCAGAGCATGCTGTCGCTTTATGGCTATGGACTGGAGATAAGCGGTATTTTTGATGAAATGACCGAAAGCGTCATCCGCGCTTTTCAGCGCCATTTCCGCCCCATGCGGGTGGACGGGGTGGCGGATGCCTCGACTATTGCGACATTACACCATCTTCTGGCTGCCTTGCAGGCTCTGTAA
- a CDS encoding Putative D-isomer specific 2-hydroxyacid dehydrogenase family protein glyoxylate reductase (glycolate reductase) (bhsal14490), whose product MNRRKPLVVLTRKLPDVVEARMAELFDVRLAQDRPMQRPELLAAIAQADVLVPTISDRIDADLIAQAGDNLKMIASFGNGTEHIDIAAAAKRNIMVTNTPNVLTEDTADMTMALILAVPRRLVEGANVLTHTGNWPGWSPNWMLGHRIRGRHIGIIGMGRIGMAVARRARTFGLTIHYHNRRRANTKIEEQLEATYWDDLDAMLARMDIISLNCPATPETFHLLSARRLALMKPTACVINTARGGIIDEAALIDSLEHNRLAGAGLDVFEKEPDIDARLLELARAGKVVLLPHMASATLESRAEMGEKVIINIRAFFDHHRPPDRILPPQN is encoded by the coding sequence ATGAACAGAAGGAAACCGCTTGTTGTTCTGACACGCAAATTGCCTGATGTGGTGGAAGCGCGCATGGCGGAACTGTTTGATGTGCGTCTGGCCCAGGACAGGCCCATGCAACGGCCGGAACTGCTGGCGGCAATAGCTCAGGCGGATGTGCTGGTGCCAACTATTTCCGACCGTATTGACGCCGATCTTATCGCACAGGCGGGTGACAATCTGAAAATGATCGCCAGTTTCGGCAATGGCACGGAACATATTGATATCGCCGCGGCCGCCAAACGCAATATCATGGTCACCAATACCCCCAATGTCCTGACAGAAGACACCGCGGATATGACCATGGCGCTTATTCTCGCCGTGCCGCGCCGCCTGGTGGAAGGAGCGAATGTGCTGACCCATACCGGCAACTGGCCCGGCTGGTCGCCCAACTGGATGCTTGGCCACCGTATCCGCGGCAGGCATATCGGCATTATCGGCATGGGGCGGATCGGCATGGCGGTGGCGCGCCGCGCCAGAACCTTCGGGCTGACCATTCACTATCACAACCGGCGGCGCGCAAACACCAAAATTGAAGAGCAGCTGGAAGCCACCTATTGGGACGATCTTGATGCCATGCTGGCAAGAATGGATATTATCTCGCTCAACTGCCCGGCAACGCCGGAGACCTTCCATCTGTTATCAGCGCGCCGGCTGGCGCTGATGAAGCCGACAGCCTGTGTTATCAATACCGCGCGCGGCGGCATTATTGATGAGGCCGCCCTGATTGACAGCCTTGAGCATAACAGGCTGGCGGGCGCCGGGCTGGATGTTTTTGAAAAAGAACCGGACATTGACGCCCGCCTGCTGGAACTGGCGCGCGCCGGCAAAGTGGTGCTGCTGCCCCATATGGCCTCCGCAACACTGGAAAGCCGGGCGGAAATGGGCGAAAAGGTGATTATCAACATCCGCGCCTTTTTTGATCACCACCGCCCGCCGGACCGGATTCTCCCGCCGCAAAACTGA
- the fabB gene encoding 3-oxoacyl-(Acyl-carrier-protein) synthase I (bhsal14450), translating into MRRVVVTGMGIISSLGNNVQDVLTSLKEAKPGISFAREYADLGFRSQVYGMPQGVDIDALVDRRAMRFHGRGTAWNHIALAQAVADAGLEESEVSNIRTGIIMGSGGPSTRAIVEAADITREKGPKRIGPFAVPKAMCSTASATLATFFKIKGVNYSISSACATSNHCIGNAYEMIAYGKQDRVFAGGCEDLDWTLSDLFDAMGAMSSKYNDTPQKASRAYDANRDGFVIAGGAGVLVLEELEVAKARGAKIYGEIIGYGATSDGHDMVAPSGEGAERCMRLALGDIKEKIDYINPHATSTPVGDPPELEAIRRVFGSGDDCPPISATKSLSGHSLGAAGVHEAIYTLLMMNNNFICESANIEELDPAVADMPIVRKRVDNVTLNTVLSNTFGFGGTNATLVFGRY; encoded by the coding sequence ATGCGTCGAGTTGTCGTGACCGGTATGGGAATTATTTCCTCGCTTGGCAACAATGTACAGGACGTGCTGACGTCTCTCAAAGAAGCGAAACCCGGTATTTCCTTTGCTCGGGAATATGCTGATCTCGGCTTTCGCAGTCAGGTTTACGGTATGCCGCAAGGCGTTGATATTGACGCGCTGGTTGACCGGCGCGCCATGCGCTTTCATGGCCGCGGCACGGCGTGGAACCATATCGCGCTGGCTCAGGCTGTTGCTGATGCCGGGCTTGAGGAAAGCGAAGTGTCCAATATCCGCACCGGCATTATCATGGGTTCGGGCGGGCCATCGACCCGCGCCATTGTTGAAGCCGCTGACATCACCCGTGAAAAAGGCCCCAAACGCATCGGTCCCTTTGCGGTGCCCAAGGCCATGTGTTCGACTGCTTCGGCAACGCTTGCGACCTTTTTCAAAATCAAGGGTGTGAATTATTCCATTTCATCGGCCTGCGCCACCTCAAATCATTGTATCGGCAATGCTTATGAGATGATTGCCTATGGCAAGCAGGACCGTGTGTTTGCCGGTGGCTGTGAGGATCTGGACTGGACATTGTCCGACCTGTTTGACGCCATGGGGGCGATGTCTTCAAAATATAATGACACACCGCAAAAAGCCTCACGCGCTTATGACGCCAACCGTGACGGCTTTGTCATTGCCGGCGGCGCGGGTGTTCTGGTTCTGGAAGAGCTTGAAGTAGCAAAGGCGCGCGGCGCCAAAATCTATGGCGAAATCATCGGCTATGGCGCAACGTCTGACGGCCATGACATGGTTGCGCCTTCCGGTGAGGGGGCAGAGCGCTGCATGCGTCTGGCTCTTGGTGATATCAAGGAAAAAATCGACTATATCAATCCGCATGCGACCTCGACACCGGTTGGCGATCCGCCGGAGCTTGAAGCCATTCGCCGTGTGTTCGGCAGCGGGGATGACTGCCCGCCGATTTCGGCGACAAAATCGCTGAGTGGCCATTCGCTTGGGGCAGCCGGTGTGCATGAGGCGATTTATACGCTGTTGATGATGAACAACAATTTCATCTGTGAAAGCGCCAATATTGAGGAGCTTGACCCGGCAGTTGCCGATATGCCGATTGTGCGCAAACGGGTCGATAATGTGACGTTGAACACGGTTTTGTCCAATACATTCGGCTTTGGCGGCACCAACGCAACGCTGGTGTTCGGCAGATACTGA
- the fabI gene encoding Enoyl-[acyl-carrier-protein] reductase [NADH] (bhsal14440) codes for MKGLMKGKRGLIMGVANDHSIAWGIACQLAEAGAELAFTYQGEAFGKRVKPLAEKLGAKLLLPCDVENIETVDAVFATLQKKWGSIDFVVHAIGFSDKAELKGRYMDVTTRDNFSRTMVISAYSFTEVVQRAQKLMPRGGSILTLTYGASVRVVPNYNVMGIAKAALEAMVRYLAFDCGPQNIRVNAISAGPVRTLAGNGIGAARAIFSYQRRNAPLRRTVDIDELGKSALYLLSDMSSGVTGEIHYVDCGYHILSTPTLDELRQNEEAGSE; via the coding sequence ATGAAAGGTTTGATGAAGGGTAAGCGCGGCCTTATCATGGGTGTTGCGAACGACCATTCCATCGCCTGGGGAATTGCCTGCCAATTGGCCGAGGCGGGGGCGGAGCTTGCCTTTACCTATCAGGGCGAGGCATTCGGCAAACGGGTGAAGCCGCTGGCGGAAAAGCTTGGGGCAAAATTGCTGCTTCCTTGTGATGTGGAAAATATCGAAACGGTAGACGCTGTTTTTGCAACGCTGCAAAAGAAGTGGGGCAGCATTGATTTTGTTGTTCATGCTATCGGCTTTTCCGACAAGGCGGAGTTGAAAGGGCGCTATATGGATGTGACCACGCGCGACAATTTCAGCCGCACCATGGTGATTTCCGCCTATTCTTTCACGGAAGTTGTGCAGCGCGCGCAAAAGCTGATGCCCAGGGGCGGTTCGATTCTGACCTTGACTTATGGTGCGTCGGTGCGTGTGGTGCCCAACTACAACGTTATGGGCATTGCCAAGGCGGCGCTGGAAGCGATGGTGCGTTATCTGGCCTTTGACTGCGGGCCGCAGAATATCCGTGTCAATGCTATTTCCGCCGGGCCAGTGCGCACGCTGGCGGGCAATGGCATTGGCGCGGCGCGGGCGATTTTTTCCTATCAGCGCCGCAACGCGCCATTGCGCCGCACGGTGGATATTGATGAACTGGGCAAATCAGCACTTTATCTGCTTTCCGATATGTCGTCGGGCGTGACGGGTGAAATTCATTATGTTGATTGCGGTTACCATATCCTCTCAACACCGACACTGGATGAGTTAAGGCAGAATGAAGAGGCGGGCAGCGAATAA
- a CDS encoding Ferric uptake regulator family protein (bhsal14470), giving the protein MQSPAEYRLREHGLRPTRQRLALAELIFAQGHRHIAAESLYEEALAARVPVSLATVYNTLHQFTQAGLLRIIAVEGSRTWFDTNIDDHHHFYLEHESRVMDIPENSENPPIISNLPTPPAGMEIANVDLIVRLRRQKPHAGTKTKPD; this is encoded by the coding sequence ATGCAATCTCCTGCAGAATACCGGCTGCGTGAACATGGCCTGCGTCCGACACGGCAGCGCCTGGCATTGGCAGAGCTTATCTTTGCCCAGGGCCATCGCCATATCGCCGCGGAAAGCCTTTATGAGGAAGCGCTCGCGGCGCGCGTTCCCGTATCGCTTGCCACTGTCTATAACACGCTGCACCAGTTCACACAGGCCGGATTGCTGCGCATTATCGCAGTTGAAGGTTCGCGCACATGGTTTGACACCAATATTGATGACCACCATCATTTTTATCTTGAACATGAAAGCCGGGTGATGGATATCCCCGAAAATTCGGAAAACCCGCCGATCATCAGCAACCTGCCAACCCCGCCTGCGGGAATGGAAATCGCCAATGTCGACCTGATTGTACGCCTGCGCCGGCAAAAACCGCACGCCGGCACGAAAACAAAGCCGGATTAG